One genomic segment of Synergistaceae bacterium includes these proteins:
- a CDS encoding MurR/RpiR family transcriptional regulator produces MTPGQRMVAGYIIENPYDAAFLTASQLGKMVGVSETTVIRLAHLLGFSGYHQLRGAMSGLLLDRLSTLERIREYGASQEQDYFERALHKDMGTIDMALSSVSFEDVKRLGEAIASAGAVYLAGYRSSYSLSYYLQFYLSWILPNVKSISPDMPFEMLLNSPRDGLVLGISFPRYSAWTVKVLETASKLGLTTASITDDMASPLAVRSKYTVAVPYRPVSFIDSFAAPMSVLNCLILSVAQRLGDDVTRKLSMLEKRWEEEEVYIQQKAPVKQEYRAGISNER; encoded by the coding sequence ATGACTCCGGGACAAAGGATGGTCGCCGGCTATATCATCGAAAACCCATACGACGCCGCATTTTTGACGGCGTCCCAGCTTGGGAAGATGGTGGGCGTCAGCGAGACGACTGTCATTCGTCTTGCTCACCTGCTGGGGTTCTCCGGCTATCACCAGCTCCGAGGCGCCATGAGCGGCCTGCTGCTCGACAGGCTGTCGACCCTGGAGAGGATAAGGGAGTACGGCGCATCGCAGGAGCAGGACTACTTCGAACGGGCCCTGCACAAGGACATGGGTACGATCGACATGGCCCTTTCGTCCGTCTCCTTCGAGGACGTCAAGAGGCTGGGAGAGGCGATAGCCTCCGCGGGGGCGGTCTACCTGGCAGGTTACAGAAGCTCGTACTCTCTCTCATACTACCTCCAGTTCTACCTGTCCTGGATCTTGCCGAACGTGAAGAGCATCAGCCCGGATATGCCCTTTGAGATGCTGTTGAACTCGCCCCGCGACGGTCTCGTCCTGGGGATAAGCTTTCCCCGCTATTCCGCGTGGACCGTGAAAGTCCTCGAGACGGCGTCGAAGCTCGGCCTGACCACCGCGTCCATTACGGACGACATGGCGAGTCCGCTGGCGGTCAGGTCCAAGTACACGGTGGCGGTACCGTACCGGCCGGTTTCTTTTATCGATTCGTTCGCCGCGCCCATGAGCGTGTTGAACTGCCTGATTCTCAGTGTCGCTCAGCGTCTGGGGGACGACGTCACCCGAAAGCTGTCGATGTTGGAGAAGCGTTGGGAGGAGGAGGAGGTCTACATTCAGCAGAAAGCGCCGGTGAAACAAGAGTATAGAGCCGGTATTTCAAACGAGCGGTGA
- a CDS encoding aspartate aminotransferase family protein, with protein sequence MDLGHLIPRNFKGKLRTAVRGEGVYLYDEKGDAYMDGCCGALLSNIGHGVKEVADAIHEQLLTMEFAHPSRWNNKVSVEAAAEVASLTQGDLDYVWFVSGGSEAIESAMKMARQYFVERDGPGSGKFRMVARWNSYHGGTTGTMGLAGNMGRRRIFAPLFLEAPKIQAHYCYRCPFNLKYPECGVACAHSLEDEILRIGAESVAAFFAEPVVGSTVGALNPPKEYWPIVREICTKYDVLLVADEIMSGMGRAGKPFCTQHWDVVPDIICSAKALSGGYAPVGAMIVRKGIAERIRDGSGAFQHGFTYNGNPVTAAAVTATIRYMKKNNVFENAVAMGRRFEERIPSLEEIPIVGEVRGLGMMRGIELVSDKESKSPFPPAMKAAAVVTEECMKRGLVIYPGTGQIGGVAGDQFLFAPPLTVTGEEMDTMTARLEEALKASVGALKVKG encoded by the coding sequence GTGGATCTGGGACATCTGATACCTAGGAACTTCAAGGGAAAACTCAGGACTGCCGTGCGAGGAGAGGGGGTTTATCTGTACGACGAGAAGGGCGACGCCTACATGGATGGCTGTTGCGGAGCTCTGCTGTCGAATATAGGGCACGGAGTGAAGGAGGTGGCCGACGCCATCCACGAGCAGCTTCTGACCATGGAGTTCGCTCATCCATCAAGGTGGAACAACAAAGTCTCGGTCGAGGCGGCCGCCGAGGTCGCGTCGTTGACCCAGGGAGACCTCGACTACGTATGGTTCGTCAGCGGGGGAAGCGAGGCGATCGAGTCCGCGATGAAGATGGCGCGCCAGTACTTCGTGGAGCGCGACGGGCCCGGGTCGGGCAAGTTCAGGATGGTCGCCCGCTGGAACTCCTACCACGGGGGCACCACCGGCACGATGGGGCTCGCCGGGAACATGGGCAGGAGGCGTATATTCGCTCCGCTGTTCCTCGAGGCGCCGAAGATCCAGGCTCACTACTGCTACCGTTGTCCGTTCAACCTTAAGTATCCGGAGTGCGGCGTCGCCTGCGCTCACTCATTGGAGGACGAGATCCTGCGCATAGGGGCCGAGTCGGTCGCGGCCTTTTTCGCGGAGCCTGTGGTCGGCTCCACCGTGGGCGCTCTGAATCCACCGAAGGAGTACTGGCCGATAGTGCGCGAGATCTGCACGAAGTACGATGTGCTGCTGGTGGCCGACGAGATCATGAGCGGCATGGGGAGGGCGGGAAAGCCCTTCTGCACCCAGCACTGGGACGTGGTCCCGGACATCATCTGCTCCGCCAAGGCTCTGTCCGGAGGGTACGCTCCGGTGGGCGCGATGATCGTCAGAAAGGGGATCGCGGAGAGGATCAGGGACGGAAGCGGAGCTTTCCAGCACGGCTTCACATACAACGGCAACCCGGTTACAGCGGCGGCCGTGACAGCGACCATCAGGTACATGAAGAAGAACAACGTCTTTGAAAACGCCGTGGCAATGGGCAGGAGGTTCGAGGAGAGGATACCCTCCCTGGAGGAGATCCCGATAGTCGGAGAGGTGCGCGGCCTTGGCATGATGCGGGGGATAGAGCTTGTCTCGGACAAGGAGAGCAAGTCCCCGTTCCCGCCTGCGATGAAGGCGGCGGCGGTCGTCACCGAGGAGTGCATGAAGCGCGGACTCGTGATCTATCCGGGCACCGGGCAGATCGGAGGGGTGGCGGGGGACCAGTTCCTCTTTGCGCCTCCGCTCACCGTAACTGGAGAGGAGATGGACACGATGACGGCGCGTCTTGAGGAGGCCCTTAAGGCCTCGGTCGGGGCGCTCAAGGTAAAGGGGTAG